The sequence TCGTAGCGCAGCGTATGCTCGGCGTGGTCCGGCAGAAAGCTGAGTGTCATGCGGTCGAGAAATCGCCGCCGCCCTTCCGCCCCCTCTATCCAGAGCCTGTCCATGGACGGCACCAGCCACAGAACCCGCGCAATCCGGCCAAGAGACGTCTGCGCCGCCGCCTTGCCGTCGATACGGGTCTGGCGGGCCGCGCCCTCCTCGGACCAGATTTCGATCTCGTGGGTCTGCAGGTGCGAATGCAGGATACCCGTCACCTTCCAGCCCAGTGCCTCCGGCCTGCGGGTCATGTCCTGCGCGCTTGACCGGCGCAGCCCCCGACCCGGCGAAAACAGCGATATAGCCTCGAGAATGTTGGTCTTGCCAGCCCCGTTTGGACCATGCAGCGCGACAGGGCGGTCATCGCAATCAATGACGCTGTGCCTGTGCGACCTGAAGTGCGACAGGGTGAGTTGCGAAATCGATAGCCCGGTCATGGATCAGAACCGATCATCTCGACGAACTCGGTCCGGGGTCGGCAAGTCCCCCGGTGCGTCACACCCGCATCGGCATGACGACGTAAACCGCGGACATGTCGTTGCCTTCGCGCATTAGGGTCGGATCGCCGGAGGAGTTGAAGAGGAACACGGCGTTCTCACGGTCGACCTGGCTTGCGATTTCGAGCAGGTATTTCGCGTTGAATCCGATCTCAAGCCGTTCGTCGCCATAGGCGACGGCCAGTTCTTCCTCGGCGGCGCCGCTGTCGGGGGCATTTACCGACAGGATCAGGCGGTCCTCGTCCAACTGCAGTTTGACGGCACGGGAGCGTTCCGAGCTCACGGTGGCCACGCGGTCCACGGCCTGGGCAAACTCGGCCGCGTCCACCTCCATCTTGCGTGTGTTGCCCTGCGGAATAACGCGGGTGTAGTCGGGGAACGTCCCGTCGATCACCTTGGAAGTCAGGGTGATTTCCGGCGTGGCAAAGCGCACCTTGGTCTCGGATACCGACACGGCGATCTTCATGTCGTCATCTTCCAGCAGCTTGCGAAGCTCACCGACTGTCTTGCGTGGCACGATCACGCCGGGCATCTCCGCCGCGCCATCGGGCAATTCCGCATCGATACGGGCCAGGCGGTGGCCGTCGGTCGCCACGCAGCGCAGCACGCGGCCCCCGTCACCTTCGGCGACATGCATGTAGACGCCGTTCAGATAGT is a genomic window of Sulfitobacter alexandrii containing:
- the dnaN gene encoding DNA polymerase III subunit beta, yielding MKFSIERAALLKAVSQAQSVVERRNTIPILANVLIEAEGSDVSFRATDLDIEVVDKVGAQVERAGATTVSATLLHEIVRKLPDGALVNLTADSAAGRLTVEAGRSNFSLATLPREDFPVMASSEYASNFSAPAPVLRRLFDKSKFAISTEETRYYLNGVYMHVAEGDGGRVLRCVATDGHRLARIDAELPDGAAEMPGVIVPRKTVGELRKLLEDDDMKIAVSVSETKVRFATPEITLTSKVIDGTFPDYTRVIPQGNTRKMEVDAAEFAQAVDRVATVSSERSRAVKLQLDEDRLILSVNAPDSGAAEEELAVAYGDERLEIGFNAKYLLEIASQVDRENAVFLFNSSGDPTLMREGNDMSAVYVVMPMRV